The following is a genomic window from Clostridia bacterium.
TCAAGATTTTGAAGTAGTTCATCGCCTAAGCTTTCCATTGTTGCTTGTTCTTCAGTAGCGGTAGTACCTTGTTCGCCTTCACGCGCCTCGATAACAGCATCTGCAATTGCACTTGCAATCAACTTAACTGCTCTTATAGCATCATCATTGCCGGGGATAATGTAATCAACTTCATCAGGATCACAGTTAGTATCAACAACACCGACAATAGGAATCTTCATAGAACGTGCTTCTCTTATAGCGATATGTTCTTTTTTGGGGTCAATTACAAAAATAACTCCAGGCAAAGAACGCATTTCTTTGATACCGCCAAGATTGAATTGCAACTTGTCGCGTTCAGCTTTGAGTTTTAGAACTTCTTTTTTTGGCAACAAATCAAACTCACCCAATTTCTCCATTTGGTTAAGCTTGTTAAGACGATCAATTCTAGAACGGATTGTAGCAAAGTTGGTTAAAGTACCGCCCAGCCATCTTGTGTTTACATAAAATTGTCCGCAACGTTCAGCTTCTTGCTGAATAGCTTCTGCAGCTTGCTTTTTTGTACCAACAAATAAAACAGACTTTCCTTCTTGTACTTGCTGTTTTACAAAAGCATAAGCTTCATCAATTAGTTCTACTGTTTGTTCTAGATTGAGAATGTGAATATCGTTACGAGAGGTGAAAATATACTTTTTCATTTTGGGATTCCACTTTCTTGTGGGGTGTCCGAAATGAACGCCTGCCTCTAATAACTGCTTCATTGAAATTACTGGCATGAAAAAAATCCTCCGTTTTTGCCTCCCCGTGCGATAATAATTTCGGTCATAAACTTTTGAATAAAATCAAAAGCAACGAAAACCGTATCGTCATCGGGTGTGTAATTTTGACTTTTATAAAAAGCCTTATAGATTATAGCATAAAAAAAATTGCCTAGCAAATAATTTATTGCCAAATCTTAATAATATAAAAAGCATTAGGTCCAATTTCTGGCCTTAATGCTTTTTATATTATGTAATTTAGAAATACTATTCTTCTTCCTTATTGTTTTCTTCTTCAACAGCCTTAATATAAGCCTCATATATTTTGTCCAACAACTCTTCATCAGTTACAGGTTCAAAAATATCGTCTTCCTCGTCTTTGGCTTCCAGCATTTTCAAAACGATAACTTCATCTTCTTCAATGCCTTCAACTTCTTCGACAGGCTGAAGCATTGCATAAAAATCATTGTTATGTTCTATGCAGGCTATCTGATAAAAAGGCACTTCATTCTCCTCTTCATCATACAATGTAATTATTTCTCCACTGTCTTCGGGTAGCAAATCTACCACAAAATCTTTCTTTTCTTCAGACATAATACAGTCTCCTTTTTCACTTAAAATTAGTATAGATATTTTTAACTGTTTTTATTTGTTTTGGGACTGTCCAAATATCTCTGCAAAATATTTTGTGCAGCCATTTTGTCTATCAAAGTCTTACGTTTCTCTCGTCTGACATTGCTTTCTATCAAAATCCTTTCTGATTCGATAGAAGTCCATCTTTCGTCAACGTATATGATAGGCAAATTAAATCTTGAGGCAAGCTGCTCTCCAAACTCTTTGGTCAGTTGTGCACGCTCGCCCAAAGTTCCATCCATATTAATAGGAAGTCCTATTACTATATTATTAACTTTTTTTTCGGTAATAATTTTTTCAAGATGTTTAAAATCTTCTTCCAAAGTTTTCCTATAATAAACTTCTAAAGGGTTTGCTATAATTCCCAGTTCATCACTTATAGCTAGTCCTATTCTTTTGTCGCCATAATCTATTCCAAGAGTTCTCATATATGTAGTCTATCATAAAACAAAGCATATTACTATTAGAAACATTGGAATATTTTAAATAAAAATATCAAATCCTTTTTATTTATAGTTATTAAAACATGTCCTATATCCAAAATATGTAATAAATAATATTTTTATTAATACTTATACTAGATACAGCAAATAAAAAAGGAGGAAATCTTTTATGCGCACATCAATGATATTAGGTTTGGCTTTAGGTGCTCTTATCGGCGCTGCTTTGGTTGAAGGCAACTCTCCTGTTTCCGAAATGGTTTCTAAAGGCAAACAGAAAATAAAGGATAAAATCACCCAGCTAAATGCTTCAATGAACTAAGACTCCTTAAATAGTAAAAAAGTTTCTAAATAATAATCTTTTTTTGATAACGATACAAGAAATTCAATTAATCTTGTATCGTTATTAAATTTTTTATACAAGTTATTAAAATTTTTTATATCAAGAAGTTTAATAATTATACTTTAATGTGCTAAAATTGATGTTGCTGTAAAAGCAGGTTTTTTGGAGTTTTTTATCGAAATTCAATAGATTTTAAATTCTGATACCAAAATAAGGAGATAGTTTATGAATGCCTATGTAAAAAGTGTTATAGCCAATGTCAAGGCTAAACACATCAATGAACCTGAGTTTGTACAAGCTGTGGAAGAAGTTTTGACTTCTATTTCCCCCATGATTGACAAGCATCCCGAGTACGAAAAAGTCGATTTGATAAATCGTATGGTTGTACCCGAAAGAATGTTCACTTTCCGTGTCGTATGGATGGATGATGCTGGCAATTATCACACCAATACCGGTTATCGCTGCCAATTTAATGGCGCAATAGGTCCGTACAAGGGCGGTATTCGTTTTCAGTCCAACGTATATCCCGGCATTATTAAGTTCTTAGCATTTGAACAAACCTTCAAAAACTCTTTGACAGGAATGCCTATCGGCGGCGGTAAAGGCGGTTCTGACTTTGATCCATCAGGAAAATCAGATGCCGAAATTATGCGTTTCTGCCAGTCCTTTATGACCGCATTATACAGATATATCGGACCAGATGTGGATGTACCCGCTGGAGATATGGGTGTAGGCAGCCGAGAAATCGGTTATCTATACGGTCAATACAGAAGAATAAAAGGTGTTTGGGAAAACGGTGTTTTGACTGGTAAGGGCTTATCTTATGGCGGATCATTAATTCGTCCTGAAGCTACAGGATACGGCGCCATGTATTATCTTGATGAAGTCCTAAAGACCAAAGGCGAAGAAATGAAAGGAAAGACAATTGCTATATCTGGTTATGGCAATGTTTCTTGGGGTATCTGCAAAAAGGCTATGCATATGGGCGCTAAGGTTGTTACCATTTCTGGTCGTGATGGTTATATCTATGATCCGGACGGCGTATCAAGTTCTGAAGAAAAAGTCAATTTTATGCTAGAAATGCGTTCAAAAGGTCTTGGCATTAAGAGTTATGCTGACAAATTCAAAGTTAAATTCTATCCTGGTGCTAAGCCTTGGGGTGTAAAGGCTGATATTGTTATGCCCTCCGCCACCCAAAACGAAGTTGATTTGGAAACCGCTAAACAAATCGTTGCCAACGGCGTTAAGTATTATATCGAAGTCGCTAACATGCCTACTAAGAACGATGCGCTTAGCTATCTATTGTCACAAAAAGATATAGTGGTTGCTCCTTCAAAGGCAGCTAATGCTGGCGGCGTAGGTGTTTCTGCTTTAGAAATGTCTCAAAACTCTGAACGTCTTGTTTGGACACAAGAAGAAGTTGACGCTCAATTGAAAAAGATGATGATTAATATTCATAAAGCTTCCAAAGAAGCAGCTGAAGAATATGGACTGGGATACAACCTAGTAGCAGGCGCAAACCTTGCAGGTTTCAAAAAAGTTGCCGAAGCTATGATCGCGCAAGGCGTATTTTAAAAATAAACTAAAAAGGCCCCGCTATCAAACAACGGGGTCTTTT
Proteins encoded in this region:
- a CDS encoding DUF1292 domain-containing protein codes for the protein MSEEKKDFVVDLLPEDSGEIITLYDEEENEVPFYQIACIEHNNDFYAMLQPVEEVEGIEEDEVIVLKMLEAKDEEDDIFEPVTDEELLDKIYEAYIKAVEEENNKEEE
- the gdhA gene encoding NADP-specific glutamate dehydrogenase codes for the protein MNAYVKSVIANVKAKHINEPEFVQAVEEVLTSISPMIDKHPEYEKVDLINRMVVPERMFTFRVVWMDDAGNYHTNTGYRCQFNGAIGPYKGGIRFQSNVYPGIIKFLAFEQTFKNSLTGMPIGGGKGGSDFDPSGKSDAEIMRFCQSFMTALYRYIGPDVDVPAGDMGVGSREIGYLYGQYRRIKGVWENGVLTGKGLSYGGSLIRPEATGYGAMYYLDEVLKTKGEEMKGKTIAISGYGNVSWGICKKAMHMGAKVVTISGRDGYIYDPDGVSSSEEKVNFMLEMRSKGLGIKSYADKFKVKFYPGAKPWGVKADIVMPSATQNEVDLETAKQIVANGVKYYIEVANMPTKNDALSYLLSQKDIVVAPSKAANAGGVGVSALEMSQNSERLVWTQEEVDAQLKKMMINIHKASKEAAEEYGLGYNLVAGANLAGFKKVAEAMIAQGVF
- the ruvX gene encoding Holliday junction resolvase RuvX yields the protein MRTLGIDYGDKRIGLAISDELGIIANPLEVYYRKTLEEDFKHLEKIITEKKVNNIVIGLPINMDGTLGERAQLTKEFGEQLASRFNLPIIYVDERWTSIESERILIESNVRREKRKTLIDKMAAQNILQRYLDSPKTNKNS
- the rpsB gene encoding 30S ribosomal protein S2; this translates as MPVISMKQLLEAGVHFGHPTRKWNPKMKKYIFTSRNDIHILNLEQTVELIDEAYAFVKQQVQEGKSVLFVGTKKQAAEAIQQEAERCGQFYVNTRWLGGTLTNFATIRSRIDRLNKLNQMEKLGEFDLLPKKEVLKLKAERDKLQFNLGGIKEMRSLPGVIFVIDPKKEHIAIREARSMKIPIVGVVDTNCDPDEVDYIIPGNDDAIRAVKLIASAIADAVIEAREGEQGTTATEEQATMESLGDELLQNLDEVPVDDEEEVVEEKPKKRAKKEVAEESKAQKEEVNE